The Lysobacter oculi genomic sequence TTTCGGTCAGCGACAGCGGGCGCTTGAGCGTGCGCACGTAGCCGACATCGACCAGTTCCCAGCGCGGTTGCTCCGGCGTGGCTTTCTCGTCGTGGTACTTCGACTTGCGGTCGAACTGGGTCTTGTCGGGATAGGGCAGGCTGGCGACTTCGCCGATGCCGTAGATGCCCGGCACGTCGCAGTTGGAGTGGTAGAAGAAGACGCCGTCGCCGGGCTTCATCTGGCGCATGAAATTGCGCGCCTGGTAGTTGCGCACGCCGGTCCACGGCTCCACTTTCACCCGCGCCAGGTCGTCGATGGAGAAGTCGCCGGGTTCGGACTTCATCAGCCAGTATTTCTTGCGGGTGCTCATTCTCGGGCTCGGATCAGGGTGCGGGTTTCGGTGACGATGGCGTCGCAGGGCACGTCCCAGGCTTGCGGCGCGACCTCGGCCACTTCCTGCACATCGAAACCGATGCCGATGGCGAGCGGCGGCGCCGGTTGATGCTGTCGGAAGGCGAGCGTGCGGTCATACCAGCCGCCGCCCATGCCGATGCGGTGGCAGCGGGCGTCGAAGCCGGTCAGCGGCAGCGCGATCACCGCCATGTCGGCGGCGTCGAGCAGCGAGTCGGGCGCGAGGTCGGGTTCGGGGATGCCGAAGCGGTTGTTGACCAGCGCATCGCCCGATCGCCACGGCGCGAATTTCAGCGACATCGTGCCTTCGACCAGCACCGGCAGGCAGTAGCTGCAGCCGACCGGCAGCTGGACCTGCCATGCGTGCAACGGCAGTTCGCCATCCATCGCCCAGTAGCCGGCCATGTAGCCGCCTTCTAAGCCTGCCGTCAGCGCCAGCAGTTGCGAGGCGACCGCTTCGGCGGCCTGCATCCGCGCCTGCGGGGTGATGGCGCGCCGTCGTTCACGCAGGTCAAGGCGGCTGGGTGTCGTGGGCACGGACATGCGCGGATTGTAGGCGAGTGCGGCGACGGGCCAAAGCCGCGACGCGACCGTCATCGCGCCCCGCAAAAGAAGAAACCCGCGCCGGAGCGCGGGTTTCGAATGGCATCCTCCGCCGTGGCGATGCGGCGAAACGACCTTGAACCTGCGGGTTCAAGTGGGATTGCTCGCTGGCCGTCGGGCTTTCCGCTCGTGGCGGACATGCACGCCGGGCCGGGTTGCAGCCCCGGTGTCGTTCTTAAGGGACAAGGCGAATGTTTTGCACGCTGTCGCTCAAGGCAGAGGACACGCGCGCAGTATAGCCGCGCACTCCGCGAACGGGATGAATGGCGGCGTTGCGTTCAGTCCTGCGGAAGGCGCGAAAGGCGCTGTTCCAGTGCATCGATCGCGTTGGCCAGTGCGCGGTCGCGGCGGGCGTTTTCCTCGCGCAGCATTTCCAGTTCGTGCGCCAGGTTGAGCGCCGCCAGCACGGCGATGCGTTCGGTCGCGACCATGCGGTTGTTGCCGCGGATGTCGCGCATCCGCGTGTCCAGGGCCTTGGCGGCGGCGAGCAGGCTGGCCTGCTCTTCGGCGACGACGCCGACGGTGTAATCGCGGTCGAGGATGCGGACGTTGACCGGCTCGGCCTTGCCGGCGGGCGTGCTCACGTGTGCTGCTCCAGCGCCTTGAGCCGCTGGATCATCGCTTCCACGCGGGTGCGCGCTTCCTCGTTGCGGCTGACCAGCTGCGCGCGGTCGTGGATGAGCTGCTCCTGCTGCTGGCGCAGGCTGCGGTTTTCCTCGCCCAGTCGCTGCTGGCGTTCGGCCATGGTCTCGATGCGCTCGATGAGCTGCATCAGGCGGTCAAAGGGGTCGAGTGCGTCCATCCGCGCACGATGTCAGGGGGCGGGCGGGTGGTCAAGGCGCCGCGATGCGTGCCGCTGCAGGAAAGCGCGGCAATCGGCGGCTTCCATCGGCCTAGCCAGCAGGAAACCCTGGGCCTCGTCGCAGCCGTGGCGGCGAAGCTGGGCGAGCTGGGCCTCGGTCTCCACGCCTTCGGCAACCACCTTCATGCCCATCGAGTGGGCCATGGTGATGATGGCGATGATGATCGCCTCGTCGCGCGGGTCGTGGGCCAGGTCGGAGACGAAGGCGCGGTCGATCTTGAGCGTGTTGACCGGCAGGCCGCGCAGGTAGGCCAGCGAGGAATAGCCGGTGCCGAAGTCGTCGATGGCGATCTGGATGCCGATCGCGCGCAGCCGCTGCAGCAGTTCGCCGGCCAGCTGCGGGCGCTCCATCAGCACGCTTTCGGTGATCTCCAGCTCGATCCGGTCCGGCGCGATGCCACGCACGTCGGCGCAGCGGGTGATGAAGCCCGGGAAGTCCTCGCGCATCAGCTGCGCGGCGGACACGTTGATGCCCATCTTCACCGAGGGCAGGCCGGCGGCGTCCCATTCGGCCAGGTCGCGGCAGGCCTCGTTGGCCACCCAGGTGCCGAGGGCATTGATCAGCCCGGTGTCCTCCGCCAGCGGGATGAAGACGTCCGGCGCGACATCGCCCAGTTCCGGGTGCCGCCAGCGCAGCAACGCCTCGACACCGGTGATCACCCCGGTGCGCAGGCACCAGCGCGGCTGGTAGACCAGCCAGGTTTCGCCGCGCTCGGTGGCGCCGCGCAGCAGGGTGCTCATGCGCAGACGCTGGATGGCCTGGGCATCCATGTCCGGGTGGTAGCGGCGGTACATCTGCCGGCCGTCGGCCTTGGCCTGGTACATCGCGGTATCGGCCTGGCGCACCAGCGTGTCGGCGTCGATGCCGTCATCCGGGAACACGCTGATCCCGATCGACGGCGAGATGGCGAATTCCAGCCCGTTCTCCAACGTGAGCGGGCGGGCGAAACCGGCGAGGATCTCGCGCGCGACGCGGTAGGTGTCCTGCGGGGATTCCATCCGCGGCACGATCACCGTGAACTCGTCGCCGCCCAGCCGCGCGACCAGCTGCTCGCTGGCGGTGATGCCGCGCAGGCGCTCGGCGGTGGCGCGCAGCACCTGGTCGCCGATGGCGTGGCCGAGCGAATCGTTGATGTCCTTGAAGCGGTCAAGGTCGAGGAACATCACCGCGAACTGGCGGCCATTGCGATGGCTGGCGATGGCTTCGGCCAGACGCCGGTTGAACAGCGAACGGTTGGGCAGCTCGGTCAGCGGATCGTAGTTGGCGAGCTGGCGCAGCTCCTGTTCCGCGCGGCGCTGTTCGGTGACATCGCCCAGCACCAGTACGTAATGGATGTCGTTGCCTTCGACGGCCAGGGTGCTCTGGGTGACCAGCGTGGCCTGCACCTTGCACAGGAAATCGTGGCCATTGCGATGGCGGTGCCAGAGTTCGCCGGTCCACTGGCCTTCGGCGATCAGGCGCTGCTGCATGATGTCGGCGGCGGTGCGCGCCTGCTCGCTGCCGAACAGCAGGTCGATGTGCTCGCCGGCCAGCGCATCGCCCGGATAGCCGGTGATGGTCGAGAACGCATCGTTGGTGGAGACGATGCGGAAGCCTTCGTCGAGCACGGTCACCGCCTCGGCCATGTTCTGGAACACTTCGATGGCGATGCGTTGCGCATGCTCGGCGGCGAGGCGCGCGGTCACGTCGCGCGCGGTACCGGAGATGGATTGCACGCCGCCCTGCGCATCCCACCTCACCGCACGACCGCGGGTGCTGACCCAGTGCCAGTCGCGGTCGGCGTAGCGGACGCGATGCTGCGAAGTCAGCGTGCCGCTCGCCCCTTCGTTGAGGTAACGGCGCAGCCGCGCCAACACCAGCGGTTCGTCTTCCGGATGGATGTGCACGGCATGGATGACGTTCTCGGTGCTTTCCTCGTAGGGGTTGTAGCTGACGGTCAGGCGGTTGGATTCGATGTCGTAGTCCCAGAACGACTCGCTCGCGCCCCACAGCGCCAAGCTGAGTCGGGTCTCGCGCTCGCGGGTCGCCTGGTTCTGGCGCTTCTCCAGCGCGCGGCGGCGCGTCCAGGTGAGCAACACCGCCAGCGCGATGAGGCTGGCCAGCACCGCATACAGCGCAATCATCGAGCGGGTGCGCCACCACGCGGTGGCGACATGGACCGGAATGGTCAGGATGTCGCCCCCCCAGTCGCCGCGACGGTCGGTGGCCTGAATCTGCAGCTGGTAGTCGCCGGCGGGCAACCGGCCGTAGGCGAATTCGTCCAGGGTGCCGTTGTCGGTCCAGCGGCTGTCGTGCGGAACCAGGCGATAGCGGTAACGCGTCCGCGAGAAGCCGCCGAAGTCCATGCGCTGGGCGCGGATGCGCAGGGTCTGGTCGGGATCGGCCAGGGCGAGGTGGCGCAGGCCGCCGGCGGCATCCAGCGGCCATTCGTTCCACGCCTCGTTGCCGACGCGGCTGGCGATGACCTGCAGCGGCGCGAGTGCAGGCTTGGGCTGTTGACTGCGCGGATCGAACAGGTTGATGCCGCGCACGCCGCCCATCATCAGCCGCCCGTCGCGCAGGCGGAGCGCGGACTGGGTGTTGAATTCCTGCGCCTGCAGGCCCTGTTCGGTTGAATAGCGCTCGACCTGCGCACGATCCGCGTCGTAGCGCAGCAGCCCGGAATCGGTACCCAGCCAGAGATAGCCGGCCGGGCCTTCGAGGATCGAGAACACCGTCGGCGGCGTTTCCAGCCCGGCCAGTCCGGTGAGCACCGAGGTGAACGCCAGCCCGTCGCCGGCCTTGGGCAGCACCCGGTTCAGGCCGGCCATCGTGCCCAGCCAGATCGTGCCGTGGCGATCCTGGATCAGGCTGAGGATGCTGTTGCTGGCCAGCGAGTCATCGCGCCCCGCCGACATGTACCAGCGCTGCATCCGCCCGGAGCGCGGATCAAGCCGCATCAAGCCGCCGTTGCTGCCCACCCAGACCAGACCCTGGCGGTCGATCAGGATCGCGTTGATGATTTTTTCCACCGATGTGCGGTCACCCGGCAGGGCGAACGCGACCAGGCTGCCGTCGACCGGGTCGTAGCGGTACAGGCCGCGACGATGGACGCCGAGATAGAGGCGGCCCCGTGCATCGCGCGCGATGTCGGTGACCATGTGGTTGTCGAGCGGCAGGTCCACTTCCTCGAAGTGGCCATCGCGGGTGTCCATCGAGGCCAGGCCGTGGCTGGTCGCCACCCAGAACGCGGTGTCCGACTTGGGAATGAACTGGAAGATGCGCGCCGGCGCATTCGAGCGGCGGGCCTTTTCCGGAAACGTGCGCCGCAGGGCATCGGTGAATTCGGTGAATACCGGCGGCAGGCTGGGCGACATCCTCACCAGCCTCGAATCATCGGTGGCGATCCAGGCGTTGCCGGCCGTGTCCTGCGCCATGCCGCGGATGCTGATGACCCGCAGGTCGCGCTCGCGGTCTCCACCCAGACTGTAGATGTAGGGGAATCGGTCGCCGTTGGTATGCGTGTGCATCGGGCCGAGGTAACTGCCGCCGATCCACAAGGTGCCGCCGCCATCCACCAGCAGCGAGGTGAAGCTGTTTTCCTGCAGCGTGCCCGGCACGCCCGTCTGCCGGACGATGCGGTTGGCGCTGCCGTCGGCCGGCAGGTACCGTACCAGGCCCTGTTCGGCGGTCGCCAGCCACAGGGCGCCATCCGGGGCCTCGACCAGCGCGGTCAGGTTGGGCGCGTCCGGCAATGCCGGATGCGACGCCAGCGGCCAGGCTTTCTCCAGCGCGTCGAGGCGGCCCAGCCGGTACAGGCCGTTTTCGCCGGCGACCCAGAGGGCGCCATCGTGGTCACGCAGCAGCCGGAAGATGGGCGCATCGGCGGTCGCGATCATCTTGGCCTTGCCGCGCTCGATATGCAGCAGCTCGCGGCCGCGGGCCAGCAGCAGCCGGCCGCCGGCATCGAAGGACAGGCTCTGTGCGCCGGCATCGTTGGCCGGGTCGTGCGGCAACACTTCGGTGATGGCGCCGGTGGCGGTGTCGAGGACGTCCACGCCACCTTCCACCGCGATCCAGAGTTTGTGGTCCTGCGCCAGCAGCGCGCGTATCGGCGTCAGCGGCGTACGCCGGGCGACGCCGGGATGCAGGTAGCGCTGGACGCGGCCATCGCGCACATCCATGCGGGCGATGTACTGCGAGCGGAAGCCCATCCACAGCGTGGTGCCGTCGATCGCCAGCGTGGTGACCTGGTTCTCGGGAATCGAGTCCTGGTTGTCGCCATGGCGGAACACGCGGTACTGGTTGCCGTCGAAGCGGTTCAGGCCGCCGCCGGTGGCGATCCAGATGAAGCCCAGCGGGTCCTGCACGATCGCGTTCGGCGTGTTCTGCGACAGCCCGTATTCGGTGCCGACCGGGTGGAAGCTGTACTGGCGGATCTGTGCGTGGGCGCTGGCGATGATCAGCCCGAAGACGACCAGCAGCATCACGCGCAGCGGCCACAGGCTGGACCGCCGGTGCACGGGAGGGATCGGCAGTGGGCGGTCGAAGCGGCGCATGTAAGGGATGACGATACCCCCGGCGCCGGTAAAAGTGTGCGCTGCGACACTCATTCAATGGTCGGAGGCCCGCGATACACTGGCCGCCCCGTCCCCGGAGTGCCGCCTTGCAGGCCCATGCCCCCTTGCCCGACTGGCAGCAGATGCAAGCCGTGCTGTCGCCTCTGCAGCTTTCCGTCAGCCCGGCCGAACTTCATGGCGCGCTGGCCGGCTGGATCGCCGGGGGTGGCGATGCGAATGGCGGCTGGCTGGCAAAAGTGTTGGCCGATGACGGCCTGGCCCAGCCCGAGGACGACACCTTCAAGGCGCTCCGCGATGCCACCTTGGCCTCGATGGAAGACCGCGAACTGAATTTCCACTTGCTGCTGCCGGACGATGATGCCGCGGTCGACGTGCGCGGCAACGCGCTGTTCGACTGGTGCCGCGCGTTCCTCGGCGGCTTCGGCTTGGCGGCCGGGCCCAACCCGCCGCTGTCGGAGGAAGGCAGCGAAGCGCTCGAAGACCTGGCGCGGCTGGCGATGGCCGAAGCCGAATCCGATGGCGACGAGGAAGACGAAGCCGCCTTCGCCGAAATCGAGGAATTCGTCCGCGTCGCCGCGCTGCTGCTGCATGGCGACTGCGCGCTCGGCCCGCGCCACCGCAAGCGCCTGCACTGACCGGTCCGCGCATGCCCGCCCTCGACAAGGCCTTGTCGCCGAAAGCCTGCGCCAAGCGCCGCAAGCAGTTGATGCGGATGGTCGGCGAAGACGCCATCCTCATCCTGCCCGCCGCACCCGAGCGCGTGCGCAGCCGCGACACCCATTACCCCTACCGGCAGGATTCCGACTTCTGGTACCTGACCGGCTTCGATGAACCGCAGGCGGTGCTGGTGCTGGCGCCGGGCCGCGCGCATGGCGAGGCGCTGCTGTTCTGCCGCGAGCGCGATCTTGAGCGCGAAGGCTGGGACGGCCCGCGCATCGGGCCCGAAGGCGCGGTGGATGCGTTGGCGATGGACGATGCCTGGGCCATCGACGACATCGACGAGATCCTGCCCGGCCTGCTCGAAGGCCGCACGCGGGTCTACTACCACTTCGGCCACGACACCGACTTCGACCTCAAGCTGATCGGCTGGCTCAACCGCGTGCGCGCGCAGATGCGGATGGGCGCGCAGCCGCCGCACGAATTCCTTGAACTCGGCCACCTGCTC encodes the following:
- a CDS encoding EVE domain-containing protein, with amino-acid sequence MSTRKKYWLMKSEPGDFSIDDLARVKVEPWTGVRNYQARNFMRQMKPGDGVFFYHSNCDVPGIYGIGEVASLPYPDKTQFDRKSKYHDEKATPEQPRWELVDVGYVRTLKRPLSLTEIREHRDALGEEFALIRTGSRLSVMPVTAAQWKLLLSLE
- a CDS encoding EAL domain-containing protein — its product is MHRRSSLWPLRVMLLVVFGLIIASAHAQIRQYSFHPVGTEYGLSQNTPNAIVQDPLGFIWIATGGGLNRFDGNQYRVFRHGDNQDSIPENQVTTLAIDGTTLWMGFRSQYIARMDVRDGRVQRYLHPGVARRTPLTPIRALLAQDHKLWIAVEGGVDVLDTATGAITEVLPHDPANDAGAQSLSFDAGGRLLLARGRELLHIERGKAKMIATADAPIFRLLRDHDGALWVAGENGLYRLGRLDALEKAWPLASHPALPDAPNLTALVEAPDGALWLATAEQGLVRYLPADGSANRIVRQTGVPGTLQENSFTSLLVDGGGTLWIGGSYLGPMHTHTNGDRFPYIYSLGGDRERDLRVISIRGMAQDTAGNAWIATDDSRLVRMSPSLPPVFTEFTDALRRTFPEKARRSNAPARIFQFIPKSDTAFWVATSHGLASMDTRDGHFEEVDLPLDNHMVTDIARDARGRLYLGVHRRGLYRYDPVDGSLVAFALPGDRTSVEKIINAILIDRQGLVWVGSNGGLMRLDPRSGRMQRWYMSAGRDDSLASNSILSLIQDRHGTIWLGTMAGLNRVLPKAGDGLAFTSVLTGLAGLETPPTVFSILEGPAGYLWLGTDSGLLRYDADRAQVERYSTEQGLQAQEFNTQSALRLRDGRLMMGGVRGINLFDPRSQQPKPALAPLQVIASRVGNEAWNEWPLDAAGGLRHLALADPDQTLRIRAQRMDFGGFSRTRYRYRLVPHDSRWTDNGTLDEFAYGRLPAGDYQLQIQATDRRGDWGGDILTIPVHVATAWWRTRSMIALYAVLASLIALAVLLTWTRRRALEKRQNQATRERETRLSLALWGASESFWDYDIESNRLTVSYNPYEESTENVIHAVHIHPEDEPLVLARLRRYLNEGASGTLTSQHRVRYADRDWHWVSTRGRAVRWDAQGGVQSISGTARDVTARLAAEHAQRIAIEVFQNMAEAVTVLDEGFRIVSTNDAFSTITGYPGDALAGEHIDLLFGSEQARTAADIMQQRLIAEGQWTGELWHRHRNGHDFLCKVQATLVTQSTLAVEGNDIHYVLVLGDVTEQRRAEQELRQLANYDPLTELPNRSLFNRRLAEAIASHRNGRQFAVMFLDLDRFKDINDSLGHAIGDQVLRATAERLRGITASEQLVARLGGDEFTVIVPRMESPQDTYRVAREILAGFARPLTLENGLEFAISPSIGISVFPDDGIDADTLVRQADTAMYQAKADGRQMYRRYHPDMDAQAIQRLRMSTLLRGATERGETWLVYQPRWCLRTGVITGVEALLRWRHPELGDVAPDVFIPLAEDTGLINALGTWVANEACRDLAEWDAAGLPSVKMGINVSAAQLMREDFPGFITRCADVRGIAPDRIELEITESVLMERPQLAGELLQRLRAIGIQIAIDDFGTGYSSLAYLRGLPVNTLKIDRAFVSDLAHDPRDEAIIIAIITMAHSMGMKVVAEGVETEAQLAQLRRHGCDEAQGFLLARPMEAADCRAFLQRHASRRLDHPPAP
- a CDS encoding 5-formyltetrahydrofolate cyclo-ligase is translated as MSVPTTPSRLDLRERRRAITPQARMQAAEAVASQLLALTAGLEGGYMAGYWAMDGELPLHAWQVQLPVGCSYCLPVLVEGTMSLKFAPWRSGDALVNNRFGIPEPDLAPDSLLDAADMAVIALPLTGFDARCHRIGMGGGWYDRTLAFRQHQPAPPLAIGIGFDVQEVAEVAPQAWDVPCDAIVTETRTLIRARE
- a CDS encoding cell division protein ZapA; amino-acid sequence: MSTPAGKAEPVNVRILDRDYTVGVVAEEQASLLAAAKALDTRMRDIRGNNRMVATERIAVLAALNLAHELEMLREENARRDRALANAIDALEQRLSRLPQD
- a CDS encoding TIGR02449 family protein → MDALDPFDRLMQLIERIETMAERQQRLGEENRSLRQQQEQLIHDRAQLVSRNEEARTRVEAMIQRLKALEQHT
- a CDS encoding UPF0149 family protein, which produces MQAVLSPLQLSVSPAELHGALAGWIAGGGDANGGWLAKVLADDGLAQPEDDTFKALRDATLASMEDRELNFHLLLPDDDAAVDVRGNALFDWCRAFLGGFGLAAGPNPPLSEEGSEALEDLARLAMAEAESDGDEEDEAAFAEIEEFVRVAALLLHGDCALGPRHRKRLH